In a genomic window of Flavobacterium crassostreae:
- a CDS encoding valine--tRNA ligase — translation MTIPAQFDAKTSENKWYDYWMKNNYFHSEPDHRTPYTIVIPPPNVTGVLHMGHMLNNTIQDVLIRRARLKGFNACWVPGTDHASIATEAKVVAKLKAEGIHKADLTREEFLKHAYDWTDKYGGVILEQLKKLGASCDWERTKFTMDPDMSASVIKSFVDLYNKGLIYRGYRMVNWDPEAKTTLSDEEVIFEERQGKLYFLKYKIEGSEDFLTIATTRPETIFGDSAICINPNDERFSHLKGKKAIVPICGRVIPIIEDDYVDIEFGTGCLKVTPAHDMNDKTLGEKHQLEIIDIFNEDATLNSFGLQYQGKDRFVVREEVAKELETIGALAKTETHLNKVGTSERTKAVIEPRLSDQWFLKMEDLVKPAIQSVLEDGAIKLHPKRFENTYAHWLNNIRDWNISRQLWWGQQIPAYFYGDGKEDFVVAENIEDALVLAKERTANPKLEIADLKQDVDALDTWFSSWLWPMSVFGGIMDPENDDFKYYYPTNDLVTGPDILFFWVARMIIAGYEYTDKKPFTNVYLTGLVRDKQRRKMSKSLGNSPDPLDLIEKFGADGVRVGLLLSASAGNDIMFDEELCNQGKGFTNKIWNAFKLIKGWEVSDAIPQPESSKVAIEWYQAKLQQTLLEIEDNFEKYRISEALMAIYKLVWDDFCSWFLEMIKPAYQQPIDSLTFAKAIEMLENNLKLLHPFMPFLTEEIWQMLAPRTKEEALIVSTWPEMKPFNAALITDFENTMEVISGVRTIRKDKNIAFKDAIELKVINNDKVSTYFDLVVTKLGNISGLEYVSEKVDGALSYRVNSNEYFIPITGNINIEEEIAKLTAELEYTKGFLKSVQNKLANEKFVNGAPEKVLANEKQKQADALAKIETIESSLAGLQ, via the coding sequence ATGACAATTCCTGCACAATTTGACGCCAAAACAAGTGAAAACAAATGGTACGACTACTGGATGAAAAACAACTATTTTCATTCTGAGCCAGACCACAGAACCCCTTATACCATCGTAATTCCGCCACCAAACGTAACTGGAGTTTTGCATATGGGGCACATGTTAAACAATACCATTCAAGATGTTTTAATTAGAAGAGCGCGTCTTAAAGGGTTTAATGCGTGTTGGGTTCCAGGTACGGATCACGCCTCTATTGCTACAGAAGCTAAGGTTGTGGCCAAACTAAAAGCCGAAGGAATCCATAAAGCCGATTTGACTCGGGAGGAATTTTTAAAACACGCCTACGATTGGACGGACAAATATGGAGGTGTAATTTTAGAGCAGCTTAAAAAACTTGGAGCTTCTTGTGATTGGGAGCGCACCAAATTCACGATGGATCCAGATATGTCTGCCTCTGTAATAAAATCTTTTGTAGATTTATACAACAAAGGATTAATTTACCGTGGGTACCGAATGGTAAACTGGGATCCCGAAGCCAAGACGACGCTATCTGATGAAGAAGTAATTTTTGAAGAAAGACAAGGTAAATTGTATTTTTTGAAATACAAAATTGAAGGATCCGAAGATTTCTTGACCATTGCCACCACGCGTCCAGAAACCATCTTTGGAGACAGCGCCATTTGTATCAACCCAAATGACGAGCGTTTTAGTCATCTAAAAGGCAAGAAAGCTATTGTGCCTATTTGTGGCCGTGTGATTCCAATTATTGAAGATGATTATGTAGATATTGAATTTGGAACGGGATGTCTTAAAGTGACTCCTGCACACGACATGAATGACAAAACCCTAGGAGAGAAGCACCAGCTAGAAATTATAGACATTTTTAATGAAGACGCTACCCTGAATAGTTTTGGATTGCAATACCAAGGCAAAGACCGTTTTGTGGTTCGCGAAGAAGTAGCCAAAGAGTTAGAAACAATTGGTGCTTTGGCCAAAACAGAAACGCACTTAAATAAAGTAGGAACCTCTGAAAGAACCAAAGCCGTTATTGAGCCAAGATTGTCAGATCAGTGGTTCTTGAAAATGGAAGATTTAGTAAAACCAGCCATACAATCGGTTTTAGAAGACGGCGCTATTAAATTGCATCCCAAACGTTTTGAGAATACCTATGCACATTGGTTGAACAACATACGGGATTGGAATATATCCAGACAATTGTGGTGGGGACAACAAATTCCGGCCTATTTTTACGGAGATGGGAAAGAAGATTTTGTAGTTGCTGAAAACATCGAAGACGCTTTGGTTTTAGCCAAAGAAAGAACTGCTAATCCAAAATTGGAAATAGCAGATTTGAAACAAGACGTAGATGCCCTAGATACTTGGTTTTCATCTTGGCTGTGGCCGATGTCCGTTTTTGGTGGCATCATGGATCCAGAAAATGACGATTTTAAATACTATTACCCAACCAATGATTTAGTAACTGGTCCGGATATTTTGTTTTTCTGGGTAGCCAGAATGATTATTGCAGGCTATGAATATACGGATAAAAAACCATTTACGAATGTGTATTTAACGGGCTTAGTTCGAGATAAACAAAGACGTAAAATGTCTAAGTCATTAGGAAACTCACCAGACCCATTAGATTTAATTGAAAAATTTGGTGCCGATGGTGTTCGGGTTGGATTGCTTTTGAGTGCTTCTGCTGGAAATGACATCATGTTTGATGAAGAATTGTGTAACCAAGGAAAAGGATTTACCAACAAAATATGGAATGCTTTCAAATTAATCAAAGGTTGGGAAGTTTCGGATGCCATACCACAACCAGAATCGTCTAAAGTAGCCATAGAATGGTACCAGGCCAAGTTGCAACAAACTCTTTTGGAAATTGAAGACAATTTTGAAAAATACCGAATCTCTGAGGCCTTAATGGCGATCTATAAATTGGTTTGGGATGATTTCTGTTCTTGGTTTTTGGAAATGATAAAACCAGCCTACCAACAACCTATAGACAGCCTAACTTTTGCAAAAGCGATAGAAATGCTAGAAAATAACCTAAAATTATTGCATCCGTTTATGCCATTTTTGACCGAAGAAATTTGGCAAATGCTCGCTCCGAGAACCAAAGAAGAAGCTTTAATTGTATCTACTTGGCCAGAAATGAAACCTTTTAATGCGGCTTTGATTACGGATTTTGAAAATACCATGGAAGTGATTTCGGGAGTCCGAACCATCCGTAAAGACAAGAACATTGCCTTTAAGGATGCGATTGAACTAAAAGTAATCAATAATGACAAGGTGTCTACTTATTTTGATTTAGTGGTAACTAAATTGGGAAATATAAGTGGGCTAGAATATGTTTCTGAAAAGGTAGATGGTGCGTTGTCTTATAGAGTAAATTCGAATGAATATTTTATTCCTATTACTGGAAATATAAATATAGAAGAAGAAATTGCAAAACTAACCGCAGAGTTAGAATATACCAAAGGATTTTTGAAATCCGTACAAAATAAATTAGCAAACGAGAAATTTGTAAACGGTGCGCCCGAAAAAGTTTTGGCAAACGAAAAACAAAAACAAGCCGATGCTTTAGCAAAAATTGAAACCATCGAAAGTAGCTTAGCTGGTTTGCAATAA
- a CDS encoding DUF1573 domain-containing protein, with protein MKKIALIIAIVAFSSIGFAQNGAKIEFREDNNTIDYGTINKTQDSGVRSFTFTNTGNAPLIITGVQSTSSCTILSKQNDSILPGKSGSIEVKYNMVPGPIRKTITVESNAVNYPEGRIALKIKGEVLTN; from the coding sequence ATGAAAAAAATAGCACTAATTATTGCAATAGTAGCATTTAGTAGTATTGGATTTGCACAAAATGGTGCCAAGATTGAATTTAGAGAAGACAACAACACCATAGATTATGGAACCATAAACAAAACACAAGATAGTGGCGTGAGATCCTTTACGTTTACCAACACCGGAAACGCTCCCTTGATCATCACAGGAGTTCAATCTACATCTAGTTGTACTATTTTGTCCAAACAAAATGATAGCATCTTGCCCGGAAAATCTGGTTCCATCGAAGTGAAATACAATATGGTACCTGGACCAATCCGCAAAACAATTACAGTAGAGTCTAATGCGGTTAATTATCCCGAAGGAAGAATTGCCCTTAAAATAAAAGGCGAAGTACTAACAAACTAA
- a CDS encoding pyridoxal phosphate-dependent aminotransferase, which yields MPKISNKGAQMPESPIRKLVPYSEIAKKKGNKVYHLNIGQPDIKTPEVAMEAVKNIDIKILEYSHSAGFESYRNKLSQFYKNQGLPINTEDIIITTGGSEALLFAMGSTMDQGDEIIIPEPFYANYNGFSTASGVTVVPVISSIDTGFALPPVAEFEKLITPKTKAILICNPGNPTGYLYSQEEMMQLAALVKKHDLFLIADEVYREFTYDGDIHYSVMNIPGLEENAIMIDSVSKRYSMCGARIGCIVSKNKQLMATAMKFAQARLSPPTFAQIASEAALDTPQSYFDEVISEYRERRDTLITELNKIEGVTVATPKGAFYCIAELPIANADDFAQWLLESYDFNGETVMVAPAAGFYSTPGVGLNQVRIAYVLEKKDLIQAVQILKEAIAVYNAK from the coding sequence ATGCCAAAAATATCTAACAAAGGGGCTCAAATGCCAGAGTCACCAATACGCAAATTAGTTCCTTACTCTGAAATTGCTAAGAAAAAAGGAAACAAAGTCTACCACCTGAACATTGGACAACCAGACATTAAAACGCCTGAAGTTGCCATGGAAGCGGTTAAGAATATTGATATAAAAATATTAGAATACAGCCACTCTGCTGGTTTTGAAAGCTATAGAAATAAATTATCTCAGTTTTACAAAAACCAAGGTTTACCTATTAATACCGAAGACATTATCATTACCACTGGTGGATCTGAAGCCTTACTCTTTGCCATGGGAAGCACCATGGATCAAGGAGACGAAATTATTATTCCGGAGCCATTTTATGCCAACTACAATGGGTTTTCAACCGCATCTGGGGTTACTGTGGTACCAGTAATTTCTTCTATAGATACTGGATTTGCATTGCCTCCAGTTGCTGAATTTGAAAAATTAATTACCCCAAAAACCAAAGCCATTCTTATTTGTAATCCAGGCAACCCAACGGGCTATTTGTATTCTCAAGAAGAAATGATGCAATTGGCTGCATTGGTCAAAAAACACGATTTGTTTTTGATTGCAGATGAAGTATATAGAGAATTTACCTACGATGGAGACATTCATTATTCGGTAATGAATATCCCTGGATTGGAAGAAAATGCCATCATGATTGATTCGGTTTCCAAAAGATACAGCATGTGTGGCGCAAGGATTGGTTGTATTGTTTCTAAAAACAAACAGCTAATGGCTACAGCAATGAAATTTGCACAAGCACGATTGAGCCCGCCAACTTTTGCACAAATTGCCAGTGAAGCAGCTCTAGACACCCCACAAAGCTATTTTGATGAAGTAATATCCGAATACAGAGAACGTAGAGACACACTTATTACAGAATTAAACAAAATTGAAGGCGTTACGGTGGCTACTCCTAAAGGCGCTTTTTATTGTATTGCCGAACTACCAATTGCTAATGCAGATGATTTTGCGCAATGGTTGTTAGAGAGCTATGATTTTAATGGCGAAACGGTAATGGTTGCACCTGCTGCTGGTTTTTACTCTACACCTGGTGTAGGCTTGAACCAAGTTAGGATTGCTTATGTATTGGAGAAAAAAGATTTGATCCAAGCGGTACAAATTCTAAAAGAAGCCATTGCGGTCTATAACGCCAAATAA
- the folE gene encoding GTP cyclohydrolase I FolE: MINKDEIHDEIGDNHIASCAKNPVRDDAFDITDEEKIEKIKKDVENILLTLGMDLTDDSMQGTPNRVAKMFVKEIFGGLNPAKKPKASTFDNNYKYGEMLVEKNITLYSTCEHHLLPIIGRAHVAYISNGRVIGLSKMNRIVEYYAKRPQVQERLTMQIVQELQEALGTQDVACVIDAKHLCVNSRGINDIESSTVTSEFGGKFKDPQARREFLDYIKMETKF; encoded by the coding sequence ATGATAAATAAGGACGAAATACATGATGAAATAGGCGATAATCATATTGCTTCATGTGCAAAAAACCCAGTAAGAGACGATGCGTTTGATATTACTGATGAAGAAAAAATTGAAAAAATAAAAAAAGATGTTGAAAACATTCTGTTGACCTTAGGAATGGATTTGACCGATGATAGCATGCAAGGAACCCCTAATAGGGTGGCCAAGATGTTTGTTAAAGAAATTTTTGGCGGATTGAATCCTGCCAAAAAACCTAAAGCATCTACCTTTGATAACAATTATAAATACGGGGAGATGTTGGTCGAAAAAAACATCACCTTATACTCTACTTGTGAGCACCATTTATTGCCCATTATTGGCAGAGCACATGTGGCTTATATCTCTAACGGAAGGGTTATTGGTCTTTCTAAAATGAATCGTATTGTAGAATATTATGCCAAAAGACCGCAAGTACAAGAGCGCTTGACCATGCAGATTGTGCAAGAATTGCAAGAAGCATTGGGTACACAAGATGTGGCTTGTGTGATTGATGCCAAGCATCTTTGTGTAAATTCTAGAGGTATTAATGATATTGAAAGCAGTACGGTAACCTCTGAATTTGGTGGTAAATTTAAAGATCCTCAGGCACGAAGAGAGTTTTTGGATTACATTAAAATGGAAACAAAATTTTAA
- the cysS gene encoding cysteine--tRNA ligase — MPLYSNQTLKIYNSLSGEKETFVPINEGNVGMYVCGPTVYSNVHLGNVRTFMSFDVIFRYLLHLEYKVRYVRNITDVGHIVDDVDDGEDKIAKKARLEQLEPMEVVQRYTIDFHEILQAFNFLPPSIEPTATGHLIEQIEIVKKIMDAGIGYEANGSVYFDVVKFNKTNHYGRLSGRNIEDMLTNTRDLDGQSDKRNPQDFALWKKAEPQHIMRWPSPWSDGFPGWHLECTAMSTKYLGNHFDIHGGGMDLKFPHHECEIAQNEACTGQTPVNYWMHANMLTLNGKKMAKSTGNNILPREILTGKNPILSKAFSASVARFFMLQAHYRSILDFSDDAIVAAEKGYKRLMEAMDVIKNIPSGVRSTLDIASWKQACYDAMNDDFNTPILIAQLFEGVRYVNLLVANQESLTATDLADFAHTMQGFVLDVLGLEDEKVSDTTTDKLEGTINLLIAMRNQARADKNFALSDQIRDQLIALGIQLKDSKEGTTFSV; from the coding sequence ATGCCTTTATATAGCAATCAAACACTGAAAATATACAATTCTCTTTCGGGAGAAAAAGAAACTTTTGTACCCATCAATGAGGGCAATGTAGGGATGTATGTTTGTGGCCCAACGGTCTATAGCAACGTGCATCTAGGAAATGTACGGACTTTTATGTCTTTTGATGTTATATTTAGGTATTTGCTGCATTTGGAGTATAAAGTGCGGTATGTACGCAATATTACCGATGTGGGACATATTGTGGATGATGTGGATGATGGCGAAGACAAAATTGCCAAAAAAGCCCGTTTGGAACAGTTGGAACCCATGGAAGTGGTGCAACGCTATACGATTGATTTTCATGAAATACTGCAGGCTTTTAATTTTTTGCCGCCTAGTATTGAGCCTACGGCTACCGGACACCTTATTGAGCAAATTGAAATTGTTAAAAAAATAATGGATGCTGGTATTGGTTATGAGGCGAATGGTTCGGTGTATTTTGATGTGGTAAAGTTTAATAAAACCAATCATTATGGCCGATTAAGTGGTCGAAATATTGAAGACATGCTGACCAATACTCGGGATTTGGATGGGCAGTCTGATAAACGAAATCCTCAGGATTTTGCGCTATGGAAAAAAGCAGAACCGCAGCATATTATGCGTTGGCCTTCGCCGTGGAGCGATGGTTTTCCGGGTTGGCACTTAGAGTGTACAGCTATGAGTACTAAATATTTAGGAAATCATTTTGATATTCATGGGGGCGGAATGGATTTAAAATTCCCGCACCACGAGTGCGAAATTGCGCAGAATGAAGCCTGTACTGGGCAAACTCCTGTTAATTATTGGATGCATGCTAATATGCTTACACTAAATGGTAAGAAAATGGCTAAATCCACAGGAAATAATATTTTACCAAGGGAGATTTTGACTGGTAAAAATCCTATTTTAAGCAAAGCATTCTCTGCTTCGGTTGCTCGTTTCTTTATGTTGCAGGCGCATTACCGTAGTATTCTTGATTTTTCGGACGATGCTATTGTAGCTGCCGAAAAAGGCTACAAAAGATTGATGGAGGCAATGGATGTTATTAAAAATATTCCTTCGGGGGTGCGTAGTACGCTGGACATTGCCTCTTGGAAACAGGCGTGTTATGATGCCATGAATGATGATTTTAATACTCCTATTTTGATTGCGCAGTTGTTTGAAGGGGTGCGTTATGTTAATTTATTAGTTGCTAATCAAGAAAGCTTAACGGCTACTGATCTTGCGGATTTTGCCCATACAATGCAAGGCTTTGTTTTGGATGTTTTGGGCTTAGAAGATGAAAAAGTTTCCGATACTACTACAGACAAATTAGAAGGAACTATAAACCTACTTATTGCAATGCGAAATCAGGCTAGAGCCGATAAAAATTTCGCTTTGTCGGATCAAATTAGAGACCAACTCATTGCACTTGGTATTCAATTAAAAGACAGCAAAGAAGGAACTACTTTTTCGGTTTAA
- the yidD gene encoding membrane protein insertion efficiency factor YidD has product MLKKILIFPFLVLVRIYQLLVSPLTPASCRMEPSCSQYMIEALKVHGLFYGGYLGLKRIGSCNPWGKTGYDPVPAKKCNHN; this is encoded by the coding sequence ATGCTCAAAAAAATACTTATTTTTCCGTTTTTGGTATTGGTACGCATTTACCAGCTGTTGGTATCTCCGCTAACTCCTGCCTCTTGTAGGATGGAGCCTAGTTGTTCTCAATATATGATAGAGGCACTAAAAGTACATGGCTTGTTCTATGGCGGATATTTGGGCCTAAAAAGGATTGGCAGTTGCAATCCTTGGGGCAAAACGGGCTATGATCCGGTTCCTGCCAAAAAATGCAACCACAACTAA
- the lgt gene encoding prolipoprotein diacylglyceryl transferase, whose product MIHTLNIVWNPSQGIDLGFFMIRYYSLMFVVAFGLGWYLMKNIYEREGESIEKLDSLFIWTVLATLLGARLGHVIFYDWEYFRNHLLEIFLPFRFSPTFEFTGFQGLASHGAAISIIIAMYYYSKKILQRPLLWILDRIVVAVACGAIFVRLGNFFNSEIIGKETTSAFGIKFVQDQFSPNDAVNATQIANPHQAYQAIATDPKFVSLLEQVPVKHPTQLYEAFCYIFVFAILFFLYWKTQARLKSGYLFGLFLVLLFTVRMIVESVKESQGGFESALGLFSTGQWLSIPFILIGLYFVITAKKTA is encoded by the coding sequence ATGATACACACTTTAAATATTGTTTGGAACCCATCACAGGGTATTGACCTTGGTTTTTTTATGATTCGTTACTACAGTCTTATGTTTGTAGTGGCTTTTGGTCTGGGATGGTACCTGATGAAAAATATCTACGAGCGTGAGGGTGAGTCTATTGAAAAACTAGATTCTTTATTTATTTGGACGGTGCTTGCAACTCTTTTGGGCGCGCGTTTGGGACACGTTATATTTTATGATTGGGAGTATTTTAGAAACCATTTGTTAGAAATATTTTTGCCATTTAGATTTAGTCCTACATTTGAATTTACTGGCTTTCAAGGCTTGGCTAGTCATGGTGCTGCTATTTCGATAATTATTGCTATGTATTATTACAGCAAAAAAATACTACAAAGGCCTCTGCTTTGGATTTTAGATAGAATTGTTGTAGCGGTTGCTTGCGGTGCTATTTTTGTACGATTAGGCAACTTTTTTAACTCCGAAATTATTGGTAAAGAAACGACTTCTGCTTTTGGAATAAAATTTGTTCAAGATCAATTTAGCCCCAATGATGCGGTTAACGCAACACAAATTGCAAACCCACACCAGGCGTACCAAGCCATTGCTACAGACCCAAAATTTGTTTCGTTATTGGAACAAGTACCCGTAAAACATCCTACCCAATTGTACGAAGCATTTTGTTATATTTTTGTATTTGCTATTTTGTTTTTTTTATACTGGAAAACCCAAGCTAGATTAAAATCTGGTTATTTATTTGGACTTTTTTTGGTACTCCTTTTTACTGTACGAATGATTGTAGAATCCGTAAAAGAAAGCCAAGGCGGTTTTGAAAGCGCTCTTGGGCTCTTCTCTACCGGACAATGGCTGAGTATTCCTTTTATATTAATTGGTCTTTACTTTGTTATTACGGCCAAAAAAACTGCTTAA
- a CDS encoding endonuclease/exonuclease/phosphatase family protein has protein sequence MKIYCTTFLLFFYALLFSQTKLLSWNIENIGRSKSAAEIEYMAQMIHPYDVIAIQEVVAGYGGAQAIARLAAALNRHGSNWDYTISDPTSSSAYKTERYAFIWKTANIKKIGAAWLEKTYHLVIDREPFLCTFEKEDKQFTVVNFHAVTKSQQPEKEIKYFKFLPEQYPDLNLVFAGDFNCPQSHTVFNPLKKMGYLPSLVKQKTSLKRGCKQQKCLASELDNIYYNSSRLQKIKAGIIPFYTAFTSLKEARKISDHVPVWLEFDMR, from the coding sequence ATGAAAATTTACTGCACGACGTTTTTACTCTTTTTTTACGCTCTATTATTTTCACAAACCAAATTACTTTCGTGGAATATTGAAAATATTGGACGTTCCAAATCTGCTGCCGAAATAGAATACATGGCGCAAATGATACATCCGTATGATGTTATTGCCATCCAAGAAGTGGTAGCGGGCTATGGCGGAGCCCAGGCAATTGCTCGACTAGCAGCTGCTCTAAACAGACATGGCTCTAATTGGGACTACACCATTAGTGATCCCACAAGTAGTAGTGCTTACAAAACAGAACGCTATGCTTTTATTTGGAAAACTGCCAATATAAAAAAAATTGGAGCTGCTTGGCTAGAAAAAACTTACCATCTTGTTATAGATAGAGAACCGTTTTTGTGCACTTTTGAAAAAGAGGACAAACAATTTACGGTAGTTAATTTTCATGCTGTAACCAAATCCCAACAACCCGAAAAAGAAATCAAGTATTTTAAATTCTTGCCAGAGCAATATCCAGATTTAAATTTAGTATTTGCCGGAGATTTTAATTGCCCTCAATCTCATACGGTTTTTAATCCATTAAAAAAAATGGGATACTTACCGAGTTTAGTTAAGCAAAAAACTTCTTTAAAACGTGGCTGTAAACAACAAAAATGTTTGGCCTCAGAGTTAGACAACATTTATTACAACAGCTCCCGTTTACAAAAAATAAAGGCAGGTATTATTCCGTTTTACACTGCGTTTACTTCATTAAAAGAAGCTAGAAAAATATCCGACCATGTACCTGTTTGGTTAGAATTTGATATGCGTTAA
- a CDS encoding glutaminase, translating to MFCFRLHVRKNKKPRYVVNEVVATWSPKLNKKGNSELGMHALELLTTKTGMSIF from the coding sequence ATGTTTTGTTTCCGGCTGCACGTAAGAAAAAACAAAAAACCTAGGTATGTAGTAAATGAAGTAGTTGCAACCTGGTCTCCTAAGTTAAATAAAAAAGGAAATTCGGAGTTAGGAATGCATGCCTTAGAATTACTGACTACCAAAACTGGAATGTCTATTTTTTAG
- a CDS encoding asparagine synthetase B: protein MDESTQKNHLKAYGITYWCLSKNYKVNWLLNYRGGSFLLPDVSEIRKECQIRGVSFEILSDAEQDLIRKEIASPSQNMETVVLERVPKIAVYTPKGKQPWDDAVTLVLTYAEIPFTTIYDEEILNDQLLLYDWLHLHHEDFTGQYGKFYAAYKNVPWYIEQKKAAEVLAHKLNFEKVSQQKGAVAKKIKNFVIGGGFMFAMCSATDSFDIALAADGVDICGPMFDGDDSDPNYQAKMNYANSFAFKDFILERRPDKYEFSDIDMTDLRKIPMEKDYFTLMEYSAKWDPIPSMLCQNHTQIIKGFMGQTTAYNPAVVKSNVLVMGSCALNGEARYLHGEKGKGMFTFYGGHDPEDFQHRVGDTPTVLDLHANSPGYRLILNNVLFPAARKKKQKT, encoded by the coding sequence ATGGACGAAAGTACCCAAAAAAACCATCTCAAAGCATATGGGATTACCTATTGGTGTTTGTCCAAAAATTATAAGGTAAACTGGCTATTAAATTACAGGGGTGGTTCTTTTTTACTTCCGGATGTGTCCGAGATCCGAAAAGAATGCCAAATCAGAGGGGTTAGTTTTGAAATTCTATCCGATGCAGAACAAGATTTAATCCGTAAAGAAATTGCTAGTCCATCCCAAAATATGGAAACGGTTGTTTTAGAACGAGTACCTAAAATTGCCGTTTATACTCCCAAAGGAAAACAACCTTGGGATGATGCTGTAACGTTGGTTTTGACCTATGCCGAAATTCCTTTTACCACAATATACGATGAAGAGATTTTGAACGACCAATTGCTACTCTATGATTGGTTGCACCTGCATCACGAAGATTTTACGGGCCAATACGGAAAATTTTATGCCGCATACAAAAACGTACCTTGGTATATAGAACAAAAGAAAGCTGCGGAGGTCTTGGCGCATAAACTAAATTTTGAAAAAGTATCTCAGCAGAAAGGCGCTGTTGCCAAAAAAATTAAAAATTTTGTAATAGGAGGCGGTTTTATGTTTGCGATGTGTTCTGCCACGGATAGTTTTGATATAGCATTGGCAGCAGATGGTGTAGATATATGTGGACCTATGTTTGATGGAGACGATAGTGATCCTAATTATCAAGCCAAAATGAATTATGCAAATTCTTTTGCTTTTAAAGATTTTATACTAGAACGCAGACCCGATAAATATGAATTTTCGGATATCGACATGACCGATTTAAGAAAAATCCCGATGGAGAAAGATTATTTTACTCTAATGGAATATTCTGCCAAGTGGGATCCTATCCCGAGTATGTTGTGTCAAAACCACACCCAGATCATCAAAGGCTTTATGGGGCAAACTACAGCCTATAATCCTGCGGTAGTAAAATCAAATGTACTTGTGATGGGGAGTTGTGCGCTCAATGGTGAAGCTCGTTACCTACATGGTGAAAAAGGAAAAGGAATGTTCACTTTTTATGGAGGGCATGATCCAGAAGATTTTCAGCATCGGGTAGGAGATACACCCACGGTTTTGGATTTACACGCTAATTCGCCAGGATATCGGCTAATATTGAACAATGTTTTGTTTCCGGCTGCACGTAAGAAAAAACAAAAAACCTAG